Proteins found in one Arthrobacter sp. U41 genomic segment:
- a CDS encoding DUF5719 family protein: MPRDDFPTNDSTATPDGDGSSDATVAADSTATPDGAGPAVPARSRWTSRPLAGRLAGVLSAVVLVAAGGGLVAATALTPQGPGSSRPIAAPLAAVPAGSSVGVCPGPARLLEGAPVGTDPQFSPESATARSDVNALVLGSSSGVLPGSRLASLTGSTLVEIAKATPASESPAAAPPKPANLVPTAGVVSQQGVDAVTVLSADALADRQASAAAAMRYSAEDGDLRGSAAAACQQPANDHWLVGANTALGRTAVLNLSNTSTSPATVSLELFGAKGPIQAPGSRGLLVAPGTTRSVILAGLAPGQERLSVRVRSAGGPVAAVIQQSVLRGLTPGGVEFIAPATAPALRQVISGVDIQDPAGLADLAGKSGFADAGPALQITVPGSADAVVAIKLFGRDGQKALPGGEVVTAKAGSVTEVPLAGAPAGPYTVAVSSDVSFTAAARVTRGLKAEDAADFAWSAASARLGSQHVVPVPGAGQRYLIFGAPEGRATISYTPITADGKVRAAAAADIAGGTTASIQVPGDIEGSPLVGYLVSAAGDPAYGAVLLQQDGRQDVSTLAVAPGAAGQEQVPVTLGY, translated from the coding sequence ATGCCTAGGGACGACTTCCCCACGAACGACAGCACCGCGACCCCGGACGGCGACGGAAGTTCCGACGCCACCGTGGCAGCCGACTCGACCGCAACACCGGACGGAGCCGGCCCCGCCGTGCCGGCGCGCTCGCGCTGGACGTCGCGTCCGCTGGCCGGCCGGCTGGCCGGGGTGCTCTCGGCCGTCGTCCTCGTGGCGGCCGGAGGCGGGCTCGTGGCCGCCACCGCACTGACCCCGCAGGGCCCCGGAAGCAGCCGGCCCATCGCGGCCCCGCTGGCGGCGGTCCCCGCCGGCAGCAGCGTCGGCGTCTGCCCCGGTCCCGCCCGGCTGCTCGAAGGCGCCCCCGTGGGCACCGACCCGCAATTCAGCCCGGAATCCGCCACCGCCAGGAGCGACGTCAATGCCCTGGTGCTGGGCTCCAGTTCCGGTGTCCTGCCCGGCAGCAGGCTCGCCTCGCTCACCGGCAGCACCCTGGTCGAAATTGCCAAGGCCACCCCGGCGTCCGAAAGCCCTGCCGCCGCCCCGCCCAAGCCCGCAAACCTTGTGCCGACGGCCGGCGTGGTGTCCCAGCAAGGCGTCGATGCCGTGACCGTCCTGAGCGCCGACGCCCTGGCCGACCGGCAGGCTTCCGCGGCGGCCGCCATGCGCTATTCAGCCGAGGACGGGGATCTCCGGGGTTCGGCGGCAGCGGCCTGCCAGCAGCCCGCCAACGATCACTGGCTCGTCGGCGCGAACACCGCGCTCGGCCGGACGGCCGTCCTGAACCTCAGTAACACCTCGACCAGCCCGGCCACGGTCAGCCTCGAGCTCTTCGGAGCCAAGGGCCCGATCCAGGCCCCGGGCAGCCGCGGCCTCCTCGTCGCCCCGGGCACCACCCGATCGGTGATCCTGGCCGGCCTGGCCCCGGGACAGGAGCGGCTCAGCGTCCGGGTGCGCAGCGCCGGCGGGCCGGTGGCCGCCGTCATCCAGCAGAGTGTGTTGCGCGGACTGACCCCCGGCGGCGTCGAGTTCATCGCCCCTGCCACGGCTCCGGCCCTCCGGCAGGTGATCTCCGGCGTCGACATCCAGGATCCGGCCGGGCTGGCGGACCTTGCGGGGAAATCCGGCTTCGCGGATGCGGGACCGGCACTGCAGATCACGGTGCCCGGCTCCGCCGATGCGGTCGTCGCGATCAAGCTGTTCGGACGGGACGGGCAGAAGGCCCTGCCCGGCGGCGAAGTAGTCACGGCGAAGGCCGGATCCGTCACCGAGGTACCCCTCGCCGGCGCGCCGGCCGGGCCCTACACCGTGGCCGTCAGTTCGGACGTTTCCTTCACCGCGGCGGCCCGCGTGACCCGGGGCCTCAAAGCCGAAGATGCCGCCGACTTCGCCTGGTCGGCGGCCTCGGCGAGGCTGGGCAGCCAGCACGTTGTGCCCGTCCCCGGCGCGGGGCAACGCTACCTCATTTTCGGCGCCCCCGAGGGCCGGGCCACCATTTCCTACACGCCAATCACGGCCGACGGCAAGGTCCGCGCGGCCGCGGCCGCCGACATCGCGGGCGGCACCACAGCCTCCATCCAGGTCCCGGGCGACATCGAGGGCTCACCGCTCGTGGGCTACCTCGTCTCCGCCGCGGGGGATCCCGCCTACGGCGCGGTGCTGCTGCAGCAGGACGGCAGGCAGGACGTCTCGACCCTGGCCGTTGCCCCCGGGGCGGCGGGCCAGGAGCAGGTCCCGGTCACCCTCGGCTACTGA
- a CDS encoding metallopeptidase family protein: MQSPHQDPGFTVRLADPDAGGHDAGSAPAGSGRATAPRGFRQRRRNRHGRGLRGELMLPTLPGYRTRSDRFDDFVLDSAERLHDIWGKPLDGVRFAVDEIPPGLEQLVADRTAAPMGAYSPATPDEGPVITLYRRVVEQACGSREELQDLVHDVVVEYTAEMLGVPPESLDPVYRRRY; encoded by the coding sequence ATGCAGTCACCGCACCAAGATCCGGGTTTTACGGTCCGTTTGGCTGACCCCGACGCCGGAGGTCACGACGCCGGTTCCGCACCGGCCGGCTCCGGGCGCGCCACGGCGCCCCGGGGATTCCGCCAGCGGCGCAGGAACCGGCACGGCCGGGGACTCCGCGGCGAGCTGATGCTGCCCACACTGCCCGGCTACCGCACCCGTTCGGACCGCTTCGACGATTTTGTGCTGGACTCGGCCGAGCGGCTGCACGACATCTGGGGCAAACCGCTGGACGGCGTGCGCTTCGCCGTTGACGAGATCCCGCCGGGGCTCGAGCAGCTCGTGGCGGACCGCACGGCCGCGCCGATGGGGGCCTACTCCCCCGCCACGCCGGACGAGGGCCCGGTAATCACCTTGTACCGCCGCGTCGTCGAGCAGGCCTGCGGCAGCCGCGAGGAACTCCAGGACCTGGTCCATGACGTTGTGGTGGAGTACACGGCCGAAATGCTCGGTGTGCCGCCCGAGTCCCTGGACCCCGTCTACCGCCGCCGCTACTAG
- a CDS encoding DUF3499 domain-containing protein produces MGAIRLCSRSACRNSAVATLTYVYADSTAVLGPLATYAEPHCYDLCEQHAGSLTVPRGWEVLRLAMPASPAGPGPDDLLALADAVREAASRPAAPESGQGQRGVHPTLAAPAAAEGARRGHLRVLREPS; encoded by the coding sequence GTGGGTGCAATTCGTCTTTGTTCAAGGTCAGCCTGCCGCAATTCAGCGGTGGCCACTTTGACGTATGTTTACGCCGACTCCACCGCAGTCCTGGGCCCCCTGGCCACCTACGCCGAGCCGCACTGCTACGACCTGTGTGAACAGCATGCCGGGTCCCTGACCGTCCCGCGCGGCTGGGAAGTGCTGCGCCTGGCCATGCCGGCCAGCCCTGCAGGTCCCGGACCCGATGACCTTCTCGCCCTTGCCGACGCTGTCCGGGAGGCGGCCTCCCGGCCCGCCGCGCCGGAATCCGGCCAGGGCCAGCGCGGAGTCCACCCGACCCTGGCCGCCCCGGCCGCGGCTGAGGGCGCCCGCCGGGGGCACCTGCGCGTCCTGCGCGAACCGTCCTAG
- a CDS encoding Trm112 family protein gives MPKISPELLSVLRCPVTGSPLVQDGEELVTTAAGPSGEKLRYTIEDGIPLLLPPELLPAAAAAPASQHSAGRPDSGRHEAD, from the coding sequence ATGCCGAAGATCAGTCCCGAACTGTTGTCTGTCCTGAGATGCCCCGTGACCGGCTCGCCGCTGGTGCAGGACGGCGAGGAACTCGTCACGACGGCGGCCGGCCCCTCCGGAGAGAAGCTGCGCTACACGATCGAGGACGGTATCCCGCTGCTGCTGCCGCCGGAACTCCTCCCGGCTGCCGCCGCGGCGCCCGCTTCCCAGCACTCCGCCGGCCGGCCCGACTCCGGCCGGCACGAAGCGGACTAG
- the ahcY gene encoding adenosylhomocysteinase, producing MTLDYRIADISLAEAGRHQIRLAEHEMPGLMSLREEFGASQPLQGARIAGSLHMTVQTAVLIETLTALGAEVRWASCNIFSTQDEAAAAVVVGNGTVEDPQGVPVFAWKGETLEEYWWTAEQILTWPGADSSPDLGPNMILDDGGDATMLVHKGVEFEALGAVPATADDESEEGRVFLEVLRASLQADPQKWTRIGSRLLGVTEETTTGVHRLYQLAEQGKLLFPAINVNDSVTKSKFDNKYGIRHSLPDGINRATDVLMGGKVAVVCGYGDVGKGAAEAFRGQGSRVIVTEIDPICALQAAMDGYQVAKLESVLSEGHIFITTTGNKDVIMAEHMAGMRDKAIVGNIGHFDNEIDMAGLARIPGIRKVEIKPQVHEWVFEADPATAAGSRSIIVLSEGRLLNLGNATGHPSFVMSNSFANQTIAQIELFTKRDQPEGEREYEKQVYVLPKILDEKVARLHLDALGVELTELSKEQAAYLDLEVSGPYKPDHYRY from the coding sequence ATGACTCTCGATTACAGGATTGCGGACATCTCCCTGGCCGAGGCCGGCCGTCACCAGATCCGCCTCGCCGAGCACGAAATGCCCGGCCTGATGTCCCTGCGCGAGGAATTCGGCGCCAGCCAGCCGCTCCAGGGCGCGCGGATCGCGGGTTCGCTGCACATGACGGTGCAGACCGCCGTGCTGATCGAGACGCTCACGGCCCTCGGTGCAGAGGTCCGCTGGGCCTCCTGCAACATCTTCTCCACCCAGGATGAGGCCGCCGCCGCCGTTGTGGTCGGCAACGGAACCGTCGAGGACCCCCAGGGTGTTCCCGTGTTCGCCTGGAAAGGCGAGACGCTGGAGGAATACTGGTGGACCGCCGAGCAGATCCTGACCTGGCCCGGCGCGGACAGCAGCCCGGACCTCGGCCCGAACATGATCCTCGACGACGGCGGCGACGCCACCATGCTGGTCCACAAGGGTGTCGAATTCGAGGCCCTCGGTGCTGTTCCGGCCACCGCCGATGACGAGTCCGAGGAAGGCCGGGTCTTCCTCGAGGTGCTGCGCGCCTCGCTGCAGGCGGACCCGCAGAAGTGGACCCGGATCGGCTCCCGCCTGCTGGGCGTCACGGAGGAAACCACCACCGGCGTGCACCGCCTCTACCAGCTCGCGGAGCAGGGCAAGCTGCTGTTCCCGGCCATCAACGTCAACGACTCGGTCACCAAGAGCAAGTTCGACAACAAGTACGGCATCCGGCACTCCCTGCCGGACGGCATCAACCGCGCCACCGACGTCCTGATGGGCGGCAAGGTCGCCGTCGTCTGCGGTTACGGCGACGTGGGCAAGGGCGCAGCGGAGGCCTTCCGCGGCCAGGGCTCCCGGGTCATTGTCACCGAAATCGATCCCATCTGCGCACTCCAGGCAGCCATGGACGGCTACCAGGTCGCGAAGCTGGAATCCGTCCTCAGCGAGGGCCACATCTTTATCACCACCACGGGCAACAAGGACGTCATCATGGCCGAGCACATGGCCGGGATGCGCGACAAGGCGATCGTGGGCAACATCGGCCACTTCGACAACGAGATTGACATGGCCGGACTGGCCCGGATCCCCGGTATCCGGAAGGTCGAGATCAAGCCCCAGGTGCACGAATGGGTCTTTGAGGCGGACCCGGCCACCGCAGCGGGCAGCCGCTCCATCATCGTGCTTTCCGAAGGGCGCCTGCTGAACCTCGGCAACGCCACCGGGCACCCGTCCTTCGTGATGAGCAACTCCTTCGCCAACCAGACCATCGCGCAGATCGAGCTCTTCACCAAGCGCGACCAGCCGGAAGGGGAGCGGGAGTACGAAAAGCAGGTCTACGTCCTGCCGAAGATCCTCGACGAGAAGGTCGCCCGGCTGCACCTCGACGCCCTCGGCGTCGAGCTGACCGAACTGTCGAAGGAGCAGGCCGCGTACCTGGACCTCGAAGTTTCCGGACCTTACAAGCCGGACCACTACCGCTACTAG
- a CDS encoding L,D-transpeptidase, producing MTEDSARRRREPGHRPRNTGKMLAVLAICAAVGAGGIGVATSPGWAHADMPSEASAPMRSVSGLAAPVVKLVELGVTPTDGAKGVNPAAAPSVKAVNGVVKDVVLVPAAGGASVPGTTSPDGSTWTAGDPLEFDTQYKYSFTIVDEAGRETRKAQTFATVAKANEADAAVYPLNGTTVGAGQPIEIVFSEPVLNKEALEKAVTVTASSGQAVAWRWYSDRRVRIRPEAFWASNSEITVDLKLFGVDFGNKMIGNSDNKVSFKVGPQRLAVVDDTTKTMNVYFDGQLVRTAPVTLGDEDWLSPTGFAVIMEQERHSDFNAGSIGLKPGDKGYYPPLTVEYANRLTSSGVYVHQALESAWGAVGKSNVSHGCVGLLPADAAWFFNNMKTGDLVQTLNTGAPAVEPLEGFGDWNIPWAQYAKR from the coding sequence ATGACTGAAGACAGCGCGCGTCGACGCCGGGAGCCTGGACACCGTCCCCGCAACACCGGGAAGATGCTGGCCGTCCTTGCCATCTGCGCAGCTGTCGGTGCCGGCGGCATCGGCGTCGCCACCTCACCTGGCTGGGCGCATGCCGACATGCCCTCCGAGGCCTCGGCGCCGATGCGGAGCGTGTCCGGCCTGGCCGCACCCGTCGTGAAGCTCGTTGAGCTCGGGGTGACCCCGACCGACGGTGCCAAAGGCGTCAACCCGGCCGCCGCACCCTCGGTCAAGGCCGTCAACGGCGTGGTCAAGGACGTCGTGCTGGTCCCGGCCGCCGGCGGCGCGAGCGTCCCCGGGACAACGAGCCCGGACGGCTCGACCTGGACCGCCGGGGATCCCCTGGAATTCGACACGCAGTACAAGTACAGCTTCACCATCGTGGACGAAGCCGGGCGCGAGACGAGGAAGGCCCAGACCTTCGCCACCGTGGCCAAAGCCAACGAGGCGGACGCCGCGGTGTATCCGCTCAACGGCACCACGGTCGGCGCCGGCCAGCCCATTGAGATTGTCTTCAGCGAACCGGTGCTGAACAAGGAAGCCCTGGAGAAGGCCGTCACCGTCACGGCCTCCTCCGGCCAGGCCGTGGCGTGGCGCTGGTACTCGGACCGCCGTGTCCGGATCCGCCCCGAAGCTTTCTGGGCTTCCAACAGCGAGATCACCGTGGACCTGAAGCTCTTCGGCGTCGACTTCGGCAACAAGATGATCGGCAACTCGGACAACAAGGTTTCCTTCAAGGTCGGGCCGCAGCGCCTCGCCGTCGTTGATGACACCACCAAGACCATGAACGTGTACTTCGACGGCCAGCTGGTCAGGACTGCGCCGGTCACGCTGGGGGACGAGGACTGGCTCTCCCCAACGGGCTTTGCCGTCATCATGGAGCAGGAACGCCACTCCGATTTCAACGCCGGTAGCATCGGTCTGAAGCCCGGAGACAAGGGTTACTATCCGCCGCTGACGGTCGAGTACGCCAACCGCCTGACCAGCTCCGGGGTGTACGTCCACCAGGCGCTGGAATCGGCCTGGGGCGCGGTGGGCAAGTCCAATGTCTCGCACGGCTGCGTCGGACTGCTCCCGGCGGACGCCGCCTGGTTCTTCAACAACATGAAGACCGGCGACCTCGTCCAGACCCTCAACACCGGGGCCCCGGCCGTGGAACCGCTTGAAGGCTTCGGGGACTGGAACATCCCCTGGGCGCAGTACGCCAAGCGCTGA